One Ancylobacter novellus DSM 506 genomic window, CGGGCTGTTCCTCGGGCGGCTGGCGAACTTCATCAATGGCGAATTGTGGGGCCGTCCGACCGACGTCGCCTGGGCCTTCGTCTTCCCCCATGGCGGGCCGGAGCCGCGCCATCCGAGCCAGCTCTACGAGGCGGGGCTGGAGGGGCTGACCATCTTCATCGTGCTGCAGATCGCCATCCGCGCCGGCGCGCTCAAGCGGCCGGGCACGGTCGCCGGGCTGTTCGTCTTCCTCTATGGCTGCGCCCGCATCTTCGTCGAGTTCTTCCGCGAGCCGGACGCGCAGCTCGGCTATCTCTATGGCGGCTGGCTGACCATGGGCATGCTGCTGTCGCTCCCCATGCTGGCGCTCGGCGCGTGGCTGATGCTGCGCGCCCGCCGCCGCCCGGCGCTGAGCGCCGACGCCGCATGACGCCGCTGGGTGAGATCATCGCGCGGCAGATCGGCCAGACCGGGCCGATCACGGTCGCCGACTACATGCAGCAATGCCTGTTCCACCCGACGCTCGGCTACTACACCACGCATGAGCCCTTTGGCGCGCAGGGCGATTTCGTCACCGCGCCGGAGATCAGCCAGATGTTCGGCGAGCTGCTCGGCCTCTGGGCGGCCGACACATGGATGCGGCTCGGCTCCCCCTCCCGCTTCGTGCTGGCCGAGCTCGGCCCCGGCCGCGGCACCATGATGGCCGACATGCTGCGGGCGACGCGCATCGTGCCGGGCTTGCGCGAAGCCGCGCGGGTGGTGCTGGTCGAGGCCTCGCCGCGGCTGCGCGAGAAGCAGGCGGAGACGCTCGCGGGACAGGAGGTCGATTGGGCTTCGTCCGTCGACGACTTGCCCGCCGGCCCGCTCATCCTGCTCGCCAACGAGTTTATCGACGCCCTGCCGGTCCGCCAGTTCGTCCGGACGCCGGAAGGCCTCGCCGAGCGCATGGTCGGGCTGGAGGAGGACGGCGCCCTCGCCTTCGGCCTGCGCCCCGGCGCCCGGCTCGACGCTTCTGCCGAGGCCCGACTGCGTGACGCGCCGCCCGGTGCGATCCTCGAAATCTGCCCCGCCGGCCTCGTAGTGGCCGAGAAGCTCGGCGCCCGGCTCGCTGCAACGGGCGGCGCGGCGCTCTTCATCGATTACGGCCATGCGGGAGGTTTCGGCGATACGCTGCAGGCGCTGCACCGGCACGCCTATGACGACGTGCTCGCTCATCCCGGCGAAGCCGATCTCACCGCCCATGTCGACTTCGCCGCCCTCGCCCGCGCCGCGACGGCCGCCGGAGCCCGCGCCTTCGGTCCCATCGGACAGGGCGTGCTGCTCGAACGCCTCGGTCTCGACGCCCGCGCCGAGCGGCTGAAGCGCGACGCCGATCCCGCCGCCCGCGCTTCCATCGATGCCGCCCGCGCCCGCCTCGCCGGCACCGGCGAGAAGGAGATGGGGGCCCTCTTCAAGGCGCTCGCTCTGGTGCATCCTGCGCTCGGCCCGGTCGCCGGATTCGCCCCCGACGAAGAATTCAGGAACACGCCCGCATGAAGGTCGAATCCCCCGCCCTCAAGGCCCTGCCCGGCATCCGCCACGCCTTCTTCACCCGCGAGGGCGGCGTGTCGCAGGGCATCTATGCCGGGCTGAACGGCGGCACCGGCTCGCGCGACGACCAGGCGCTGGTCGCGCAGAACCGCGCCCGCATGGAAGCGGCGCTCGGCGTGCCGGAGGGCCATCTGCTCACCGCCTGGCAGATCCATTCGCCCGACTGCGTCGTCGTCGAGCGGCCCTGGGACGAGCGGCCCCGCGCCGACGCGGTAGCGACCGCCACGCCCGGCATCGCCGCCGCCGTCTCCATCGCCGATTGCGGTCCGGTGCTGTTCGCCGATCCCGAGGCGCGGGTCGTCGCCGCCGCCCATGCCGGCTGGAAGGGCGCGGTCGGCGGCGTGCTCGACGCCACGCTCGATCGCATGGAGGATCTGGGCGCCAGCCGTGCCCGCGTCATCGCCGCCATCGGTCCGCTGATCCGCCAGCCGAGCTATGAGGTCGGGCCGGAATTCGTCGAGAATCTCTCCGCCCTCGACCCCGCCAACAAGCGTTTCCTCATCGCCTCCGGGCGTCCCGGCCACGCCATGTTCGACCTGCCCGGCTACATCGCCGCGCGGCTGAAGGAGCTCGGCGTCGGCACCGTCGACGATCTCGGCCTCGACACCTATGCCGACGAGGCGCGCTTCTACAGCTACCGGCGCTCGACCCATCGCCAGGAACCCGATTACGGCCGGCTGATCGCCGCCATCACGCTTGTCTGAGGGGCGGAGTGATAGCGCGTCGTCCTGAAGGTCCAATCCACAGCGCACCGTCATCCTGAGGTGCGACCCCGGGCTTGACCCGGGGGAGCCTCGAAGGATGGTCACCCAGGTGCACCCGGACGAGCATCCTTCGAGGCCCGGCCGATGGCCGGGTACCTCAGGATGACGGTCATGGGGAGGAGAGCCGGAATGCTTGAGACAATCGCTGAAAGCGAGGCCGCATGACGCTGCACTTCACCCAGCCGGAATTCGAGCGCCGCAAGGGCCGCCTGCTCGTCGAGATGGCCGAGCGCAAGCTCGACGGCCTGCTGATGTTCCAGCAGGAATCCATGTACTGGCTGACCGGCTACGACACGTTCGGCTTCTGCTTCTTCCAGTCGCTCTGGCTCGGCGCCGACGGGCGGCTCGCGCTGCTCACCCGCTCGGCGGATCTCAGGCAAGCGCAGCACACCTCGCTGATCGAGGACATCCGCATCTGGACCGACCGGGCCGACGCCACCCCGCAGCAGCAGCTGCGCGACATGGTGGCCGGTCTCGGCGGCTCAGGCGCCCGCATCGGCGTCGAGTATGAGAGCTACGGCCTCACCGCCGCGGCGGGCAAGAAGCTCGACGCCGCCTTCGAGGGCTTCGCCACGCTGGAGGACGCCTCCCGCCTCGTCGACCGGCTGCGCGCGGTCAAATCGCCGGCCGAGATTATCTATGTGCGGCAGGCCGGCAAGCTGGCGCTCTCCGCCCGCGAGGCCGCCATCGCCACCGTCGGCCCGGATGTCGACGAGGGCGAGGTGCTCGCCGCCATGCAGGGCGCGATCTTCCAGGGCGGCGGCGACTATCCGGCCAACGAGTTCATCATCGGCTCCGGCGCCGACGCCCTGCTCTGCCGCTACAAGTCCGGCCGCCGCAAGCTCGACGGCGAGGACCAGATCACGCTGGAATGGGCCGGCGCCTATCGCCGCTACCATGCGGCGATGATGGAGACGGTCATCGTCGGCCCGCCGCGCGACCGGCATCTCGAGCTCTTCGCCGCGGCGAAGCAGGCGCTGGAGGCCTGCGCCCACGCCATGATTCCCGGCAAGACCGCCGGCGACGTCTTCGCCGCCCATGCCCATGTGATGGACGGGCACGGCCTCAGCGCCCATCGGCTCGCCGCCTGCGGCTATTCGCTCGGGGCGAAATTCACCCCCTCCTGGATGGACCCGCCGATGTTCTACGAGGCCAATCCGTGGGTGCTGGAACCCGGCATGGTGCTGTTCGCACACATGATTCTCATGGACAGCGAGACCGAGACCGCCATGTGCCTCGGGCGCACTTTCTTAATCGGCGTTAACGGTAACGAGTGCTTAACCGAGGCGCCTCTGGACCTGATCGTTAATTAGTTTTAACCATTTCCCGACCGTCGGCGACGCTCGCGGCTCCCTCGCGGAGACACGCGGCGCGACCGACACGGAGCCGGATCCGATCAGCGTGCTGATCGGTGAATCCGTCTCCGGACTGGACGATGGGAGCCCGTCCGGGCTCCCCGGGGATGGGTTCATGATCGATCGACTCCGCCGGCAGCTTCGCCGGTGCCTGCCGACGACCGCGGTGCTCTTCGCCGCTCTTGCCCTCGGGGCGTGCCAGACCGACGCCAACCGGCCGGTCGCGGCGACCTCGATCTCGTCCTCCTCGGGCAAGGCCATCGCCTTCGAATCGATCGACGGTCCGCCCCAGCCGGTGTTCGACAAGCTGGTCGCCAGCCTCACTTCCGAAGCCAGCGCCCGCCGGGTTCCCGTGGTCTCGCGCCAGTCCAAGGCCGCCTACCGCGTGCGCGGCTATCTCGCCGCCAGCGTCGAGAACGGCAAGGGCGAGGTCGACTGGGCCTGGGACGTGTTCGACGCGGACGAGACCCGCGTGCTGCGCGTCGCCGGCGTCGAGAAAGTCGGGCCCGGCAAGGACGTCTGGAACAAGCTGGACGATGAGACGGTGCAGCGCATCGCCGCCCAGAGCCTCGACGAGATCACCACCCGCCTCGCCGGCGGCACGCCTTCCGCCGCTCCGGCCGCGGCGCGCCAGCCCGATCCGGCCGATGCCCCGCCGGTGCGCGAGGATGACGGCCCGGCGGTCGCCGATGCCGGCACCGCGGAGCCGGGCGATGCCGTTGCGGAAGCCCCCGCGCCCGGCAAGCCGGCGAACGCCCTCACCTTCGCCGCCCATCCGTGAGGCCGGCGCGCCACGCTGCCCGGAGTCCTAGGGACAAGCGGCCGCACCGCGGCCCTCGCCGCTTTACAGGCAGGGCCGGCCCGCCTATCAGGTCTGCGCGACGGCTGTAAGACGGCCGGCGGCAAGGATTACGGCTGGGAGCGCGCCGGAATGTCTCACAATAACGGTTCGATCAAACTCGTCGCCGGCAATGCCAATCGGCCGCTGGCGGAGGCGATCGGGGCGTATCTCGCCACCCCGCTGACCCGCGCGGTAGTCCGCCGCTTCGCCGACATGGAGATCTTCGTCGAGATCCAGGAGAATGTGCGCGGCACCGACGTCTTCGTGCTGCAGTCGACCTCCTTCCCGACCAACGACCACCTGATGGAGCTGCTCATCATCACCGATGCGCTGCGCCGCTCCTCCGCCCGCCGCATCACCGCCGTCATCCCCTATTTCGGCTATGCCAGGCAGGACCGCCGCTCCTCCGGCCGCACGCCGATCTCCGCCAAGCTGGTCGCCAACCTCATCACCCATGCCGGCGCCGACCGCGTGCTCACGGTCGACCTGCATGCCGGGCAGATCCAGGGCTTCTTCGACATCCCGACGGACAACCTGTTCTCCGCCCCGGTGATGGTGCAGGACGTCAAGGCCCGCTTCGACCTCTCCAACATCACCGTGGTGTCGCCCGACGTCGGCGGCGTGGTGCGCGCCCGCGCGCTCGCCAAGCGCATCGACGCCCAGCTCGCCATCGTCGACAAGCGCCGCGAGCGGCCGGGCGAGAGCGAGGTGATGAACGTCATCGGCGACGTCGAGGGCCGGCGCTGCATCCTCGTCGACGACATCATCGATTCCGGCGGCACGCTGGTGAACGCCGCCGACGCGCTGCTGGCGCGCGGCGCCACCGAGGTGCACGCATACATCACCCATGGCGTGCTCTCCGGCGGCGCGGTGGCCCGCGTCACCGCCTCCAACCTGAAGGAATTGGTGATCACCGATTCCATCCAGCCCACCGAGGCGGTGCGGGTGGCGCGCAACATCCGCGTCATCTCCATCGCCAGCCTGCTGGCGGAGGCCATCGGCCGCACCGCGCATGAGGAAAGCGTCTCCAGCCTGTTCGATTGAGCGGCATCCCCCTTTGGAGAACCTCATCCTGAGATGCCCGGCGTAAGCCGGGCCTCGAAGGATGCTCGTCCGGGCGCGCTCAAGCGACCATCCTTCGAGGCTCGCTGCGCTCGCACCTCAGGATGAGGGTGTCCTGTGGAGGCCTAGCAGAGCCCCGGCACCTCGATACCTAAATGGCCGGCAGCCGCTCTTATTGTGCGC contains:
- a CDS encoding M24 family metallopeptidase; amino-acid sequence: MTLHFTQPEFERRKGRLLVEMAERKLDGLLMFQQESMYWLTGYDTFGFCFFQSLWLGADGRLALLTRSADLRQAQHTSLIEDIRIWTDRADATPQQQLRDMVAGLGGSGARIGVEYESYGLTAAAGKKLDAAFEGFATLEDASRLVDRLRAVKSPAEIIYVRQAGKLALSAREAAIATVGPDVDEGEVLAAMQGAIFQGGGDYPANEFIIGSGADALLCRYKSGRRKLDGEDQITLEWAGAYRRYHAAMMETVIVGPPRDRHLELFAAAKQALEACAHAMIPGKTAGDVFAAHAHVMDGHGLSAHRLAACGYSLGAKFTPSWMDPPMFYEANPWVLEPGMVLFAHMILMDSETETAMCLGRTFLIGVNGNECLTEAPLDLIVN
- the pgeF gene encoding peptidoglycan editing factor PgeF, producing MKVESPALKALPGIRHAFFTREGGVSQGIYAGLNGGTGSRDDQALVAQNRARMEAALGVPEGHLLTAWQIHSPDCVVVERPWDERPRADAVATATPGIAAAVSIADCGPVLFADPEARVVAAAHAGWKGAVGGVLDATLDRMEDLGASRARVIAAIGPLIRQPSYEVGPEFVENLSALDPANKRFLIASGRPGHAMFDLPGYIAARLKELGVGTVDDLGLDTYADEARFYSYRRSTHRQEPDYGRLIAAITLV
- a CDS encoding ribose-phosphate pyrophosphokinase, giving the protein MSHNNGSIKLVAGNANRPLAEAIGAYLATPLTRAVVRRFADMEIFVEIQENVRGTDVFVLQSTSFPTNDHLMELLIITDALRRSSARRITAVIPYFGYARQDRRSSGRTPISAKLVANLITHAGADRVLTVDLHAGQIQGFFDIPTDNLFSAPVMVQDVKARFDLSNITVVSPDVGGVVRARALAKRIDAQLAIVDKRRERPGESEVMNVIGDVEGRRCILVDDIIDSGGTLVNAADALLARGATEVHAYITHGVLSGGAVARVTASNLKELVITDSIQPTEAVRVARNIRVISIASLLAEAIGRTAHEESVSSLFD
- a CDS encoding class I SAM-dependent methyltransferase; this translates as MTPLGEIIARQIGQTGPITVADYMQQCLFHPTLGYYTTHEPFGAQGDFVTAPEISQMFGELLGLWAADTWMRLGSPSRFVLAELGPGRGTMMADMLRATRIVPGLREAARVVLVEASPRLREKQAETLAGQEVDWASSVDDLPAGPLILLANEFIDALPVRQFVRTPEGLAERMVGLEEDGALAFGLRPGARLDASAEARLRDAPPGAILEICPAGLVVAEKLGARLAATGGAALFIDYGHAGGFGDTLQALHRHAYDDVLAHPGEADLTAHVDFAALARAATAAGARAFGPIGQGVLLERLGLDARAERLKRDADPAARASIDAARARLAGTGEKEMGALFKALALVHPALGPVAGFAPDEEFRNTPA